The DNA segment ATTGATTTCTATatgtatttcctataggcatgatttctaggcgagCACATCATCAATCAATTGACATGCGGACTCAACAAGGAAATTCctagaaacatgatttctaacgcACACATGATGGTTTTGAAGACATGATTGTCGATGAAAAATTGAGAAACGACTTAGAAGCAGGTTTTCTAATGATGCGAAGGATGAAAATTCAGCATTTAAAGAATTAGATGAGTCCTATAGGAATAGTTTCTAATGCACAAAAGTAAACAAATATCACACcaacctatatgcatgatttctacccgttccCAACAAAGACATATATAAGAATCCCTCCCAGTTTTTACTAATagccccaatatctgtttacaaagactattattacaaaccaaatataAATGAATTACAAAACGAAATtgctatactatagggagcctggataGGCCCAAAAGTAAACATGGAAGCCAGACCTCCAACCCAAGTCTGAAACATGCTAGTATTCTCATAGTACACCCAATGGCCTTCTGgtgcgtcaaagttcccaagggcctcagggaccccgggaaATGCTCACACCAAAAACCTTTTAAAGAAACTATTTTGTGAGCAAGTTTTGGGAAAGCCAGCCCCAGTGTGTCAAGAGGAGTCTCATAAACTCCTAGGTagtgctcacactggaggggTAGGACCCTAGATATTCTAAGAGTAAGAGTTGAAAATAGGAGATAGTTTTAAGAAAACAGTTTGGATTTTCAGGGGTAAATAGGAAAAAACAAAGTCATTTcaacacttggaattcaacaAAAGATTCCAACAATCAAACTGTAGACAGAAACAGGATCACAACCACTTCAAGCAAAGTTTCACATTTCTTAGAGTCGACTTAGTTCATTAATTACTACTAGATGATCATATGGACATGTACTAAACAAAGAACAGCAGGATGAGATCAGATTATCATTCAAACAAACATGCATAAAGGTAGCAGAAGTTGGAGGCATAGAAATCATGAACTAATCAAGAGCCTGCTAGGAGTGAACACTTAAAACTGGACAAAAAAGCATGCTAGTTTAGAAACAAGTAGACATATTTCTAATTTACATAGGAGCAAACATGTAGACATGTTGAAAACAGGAAACACATAGGTCTAATTATatagaagtagacatgctgattatgATCAATAAACATGAAGCGCATGGATATAATTAGatagaagtagacatgctgataTATTGAAAACAGAAATCATCTAGGTCTAATCACATGGAAGTAGCCATGCTGATTAAGAGTCATAACATGAAGTACATAGCTCTAATTAGATAGGAATAGACATGCTAATGACAGGGAGCACATAGATTTAATCACATAGAAGTTTGAATAATAGCAAAagtggagacataccagttaagagatAGCAACAGGAAAGTGAAGCAAACAGGATCCAAGggtctagccttggcttccaACCGGCTAGACAGTGCAACAAAGAATAGGAAAATTGTGATGGAGGATATATATTGTGTGAATAAGAGCAAGAAATTTTATGTGTTTTTTTCTGTATGTGTGCGTGTGTGTTTAAAAACAGAGTGAGGCTTATATAGCATTGAGTAGAGTAAAGCAAATAAGGTAAATGAGGTTAAGAGTTtacaaataaggcaaagaaaaCAACCAGTTAGTCAATTAGGCCTGACAGGACCAATCAATAGGTAGAATCATGGAGTTATATCCAAAAATAACACGGAATTGAGGTCTAAATAAGGTAAGTAATCAATTAGAGTCAGAACACCACAATTCCGGCCAGTAGCAAAGGCAATTAGTCACACAAATAAGGTAAATAGTAAATTAGAGACCATATGGGGTTGGTAAAACAATCCACTCCCCTAAATTAAGCTTAGTAAGAATAATTAAAGCAAGTAATGCCAATTAGGAGTCCCAAAATAAGGAAAGTAGGCAAAAGTTATAGGAAGTAACCATCTCAGCAAAACAAAGCAATTTCGAATCCTAGATAGTCAGATAATCAATCAATTACTCAAGGAATAACGGGCAAATATTGAAGTGAACaatgaaataattaaacaaactaaAGACTCGAATATAGTCATGAATGAATCAGTAGAAAGAGATAATCAAAGACATAGGAACTTTTAAAAAAGTTTTTGCAGAAACAAAACGAAATGAAACCCTAGTTCTTAGAAAAACATTAAAATCGATTAATGATAAGGAGAACAAGAGATTTTTAAAGAAAACTACCGTATAAACTCAAAATTGTTTCAAATCTACGGATCTGAACAGATTCAAATTGCAAGAGATGAGGGTTTTGAGAAAAGGGGATGAGGTGAGGGAAAAATCTAACCATAGCCACTAAGATAACAAATACTCACAAACATTAATGAACACAAGGCAGGTTCATAAGAAAACGAAGAGTCTAGGTCGACTTCGAGATTCCCTCAGATAACAGCAAAAATCGAACAACCAGTAGAGGTAGTAGGCTAGATAGGGTAGCAAATCACCAGATAATCTCATATCTGGTCAGGGATCGAAGGGGTCTGGGGGATTTCGGGGTGATGGCACTCCAGGGTTTGGAGTTgtttgagagagaaaagaggaCGAGAGCATTTGGGGGCGGTGGTTCTTAGAAAGTGACTTAGGGTTTGAGGGTTAGGTTAGATAAAAAAGGAATGTTTattctggaccgttgatctcttgAGATCAATGACCAAGATTGGTTCCGGGCTGGGGCAGGTTAGATGGAGATTGGGTTATGGTTTGGGTTTGGTTTAAGTGGGCTGGGGTCCGAATTTAGATATAGTCaaaggggctatttgttaaatacctaaTTTATTAATagaataatttgtaaaaatatctAATTAAACGATAAAAAAGAATATTTTATGCatgaaatgatttaaaataattacttagtattataaaaatataaaaagttattttcttCTGAAGTAAGGCAATTATGCACACATGGGCTaatattgcaaagttattgcaattataaccctaatatatacatatagctatttgtgaaataatcaaagctcaatataaatataaatgataaaactaagaaaataaaattatcataaaatCACTTGTAAtgtaattagtaattatttatatACTAAAATtctagaataaattaattaaaatctctttaaaattacaggaaaattatggaaaaatgttggttgatgctcatgcattattttgaaagtatatatgcattttatAATATATGagtgaaaaattgggtatcaacaagggtATCTGGTTTCAGGATCTCCTAGAGTTCGGCTTACCtaataaacaggaaattgcgtaccttgctcttctcgaactagtaccccACTTACTGCTATCTCGGATACTGCCAAATATAAGTAAATTTTTCATCTACCTTCAGGGTGTGAAGCAAAGGCGGGCTAGATAAGTACCGCTTCAGTTCATCTAAGGCTTGTTGGCATTCCGGGTTCCACGCtaaatcctttttattttttagcAAGGAAAAGAACCGGTGACATCGATATGATGGCCTCGAAATGAATCGACCCAAAGCAGCTATTCGACCTGTTAGACTTTGCACGACCTTCACACTATCCAAGATCGTGATATCCTCAATGACCTTGATCTTATCAAGGTTAATTTCGATGCCCCGATTCAACACCATGAAGCTGAGAAACTTACTCGAGccaactccgaaggcacatttctctgggttaagcttcatgttgtatttccttaagattttgaatgtttcctaCAAATGAGCTAAATGGTCTTCTGTGCGCAGGGAgctaaccaacatatcatcaatgtaaacttccattgtaTTACCTaattgttcttcgaacatttgttaactaggcattggtatgtagctcctacattttttagcccaaaaggcattacgttgtaacaataagttccaaatttagtgataaacgaagtcttttcctggtcttccGGGTTTATctaaatttgattgtacccggagcaGGCGTCGAGAAAAGTTAGGATCTCGTGGTCGGCCTTGGCATCGATAATACAATcgatgttgggtagtgggaaaGAGTCTATTGGgaatgctttgttcaaatccttgtaatctacccatattctaagtttatttccctttttgagaactacaactacgttggctaaccattcggggtttttacctcccgaatagaccctattttaagaagtttggttacctcgtcctttatgaatgcGTGCTTCACCTCAGACTGgggcctccttttttgctttaccggtttGAATGGGGTCGAGGTTGAGCCGGTGCGTAATTATCTCCAGTGGTATCtatgtcatatctaaatgggatcAAGCAAAGCAATtcatattatcaataagaaatccaatgagttttttcctgagttcgggggttaatcccgttcccaggtatacctttctctCGGGCATACATTCAATCAGTATTACCTATTGCTCCGATTCCATCAAGGTTGGAGGCAGTGATTGTTATTTAGTCGCTTGCTTACCTTTGGCGTTTGACTTTTTCGAGGTTGGAGATTATGGTGTTGGTGTCATTTCATCAACTGCAAATAACTCCTTTGCAGTGTGTTGCTCTCCGTGAACCGTTTTCAAtgaaggtactgccctcatatTGTGTATTCATGGTCTCCCAAGAAGTgaattatacctcatgtcacctttgaTGACATGAAACTTTGTATCCTGTATGGTCCCGGCTATGTTTACTGGTAGGATTATCTCCCCCTTCGTTGTTCCCTTGCCATATTGAAGCCATTTAGGACCCGGGACGTAGGTACAATCTGATCTTGCAGGCCGAGTTATTCTACGACCCTCAATAtgattatgtttgctgagctacctagatccactaaagcacgtttaacttgaattttatttacgGAAAATGTCCAATAATATCCCTAAACTATGGTATATAGCTCACTTTTGTCCTCTATTAGTAAACTGGGCCAAAAAAATCCTCCTCGTTAGCACAATGGGCCACTAATGCACTTTAACCTAACGGACCTCCACACAAGCCATTTTAATCATACATGGCATCCACATAGTTGTGACATGGCAGCCACATAAGCGGGGCAGCCTCATAAACCCGCTCTGATTCCCATTtccaaacaatatcaaacaaAGGTCCTAAACCCCATTTCCAAACAATTTCTGGTACTCTTTGTAGATCGTTCTTCCATGGCGATTTGAGAGTTGAGGTGGTGATAAGATCGAGCAAGGTTTAACAACACAAATTGAAGATCATCTGAAGATATTCAGGTAATTTTCCCTTCTATTTATTGGGTATTGTCTCGTACTTCAttgtttttttgtaattttctagtGTTTTGTCATGCACTGGTATTTCTGACCTATCTTCTAGTGTATAGTGTTTGCATGTGGGTCTAGTACTCTTTTTTTGTTATCTTTGTTGTTTCCTTATGTGGTGTCAATTTGTGCCCTAGGAGTACATTGTCTTTGGCTGCAAATGTCCTTTTCACATATTTTATTATAGTGTGGTAGGGTTGGGTTGTTGAAATCGACACAACCATGTGCATTTCTTTTTAAAGACTATTTTTTCTTCTTGCTTTCCACTGTTGAAATCGACAAATCATGTTATAGACTGTGTGCTTTATCTCTTAAAGTGTGTGTTTTATTCTTTCCACTATATTATATGCAGTAATGTATTGTATGTTCAATATTTTATTGTCAAAGTTGTTAAACTATTCATGTGGTCTCTCTATGTTTTCTTCTGCCTCTATATTATAGATATTTCAATATGGGGGACCACGAAGAGCCAATTTCATGTCAATATCAGTGTGAATTAGATACTGATTGTGAATCGGATAGTGATAAAACTTCAGATTACGGTTCAGATGCTAGTGAATATGATTTTGAAGAATTAGAGTCACTTAGGATGAAAAAGGGTACAGAAGTTAATGATAAGCTTAGTCACTACAAAGAGCTTGATAAGTCTATGACATTTAAGGACTTGGAAGAGGCCAAAAAAGTCATGAACTTCTATTCTATTGCAAGTTCCAACCCTTTGAAGGTTAGAAAAAGTGATAAAATAAGAGTAAGGTATAGATGTGTAGTAGGCTGCCCTTTTGTATGCCTCATCTCTGAAGATAAGAAGGTTCCTAGCTTTAAGATTAAAACATTGAAGACAGAGCGCAACTGTGAAGATGCATTTGAGAATCCTAGAgccaaaacaaaaactttagctgaATATTTTAGGAGTAAGGTGCAGAATAACCCCAAGTACAAGATAAAGGATATGAAACTAGATTTGAAAAATCAATTTTCATTTAATGTACATAACTCCACATTGAAAAGGGCTAAGAGGATGGCACTTCAGCAATTGCAAAGAAGCTTTTTAGATGACTATAACATATTAGAAGCATAAGCAAATGAGATTAGGGAGAGCAATTTTGGTAGTGATGTGGTTATCAATTTATCAAAAGATGCCATGGCTGAAGGTAAAAGAAGATTTCATAGAATGTACATATGCTTCAATGCAATGAAGTTGGGGTTTAAAGAAGGGTTGAGACCATTCATTGGACTAGATGAGACTTTCTTAAAGGGTCATTGCAAGGGGAAATTATTGGTGGTTGTTGCACAAGATTGTCAGAATCATTTCTATCCATTGGCTTGGGCTGTAGTTGACAAGGAAAACACCTTGACATGGACATGGTTTTTGGAGCTGCTGAAACACTCATTGAATCTGAAAGATGGAACCAGTATTACCTTTATGTCTGATATGCAAAAGGTACAACTTATGATTTTGCTTAGCTGACTATTTCTAGTTATTTTTAAGTTATTATATAGTTAATTCTATTTAAATTTACATGTGCAAGGTCTATTAGGAGCAGTAAGAACTGCCCTTCCTCTCTCAAATCATAGGTTTTGTGTGAGGTATATTAAAGCCAACTGGAGTAAGAGGATCAGAATTTCAAGAGAGATGAAGAAATACCTATGGTGGTCTACTTGGAGCACTTATGAGGAGGACTTTAAAGATCAACTAAAGAGTCTTGGTGAATTGTCTGTTGATGATGCCAAGGAGGTTCTTAGGTATCCACCACAAAATTGGTGTAGGTCCTACTTTGATACATTGTGCAAAAATCAGATGGTGGATAATAATTTTACAGAGTCCTTCAACTCTTGGATCTTAGAAGCAAGAGGGAAGCCTATCCTGAAGATGATTGAGGATATTAGAATCAAGGTCATGAACATATTGAGAGAGAAGGAAGAAGAAGCTAGAACATGGGGAGGTGAGTTTAGTCCTAACTGTATGAAGTTGTATGCTACTTATTTGAAGGTAACCAACTTATGCACTGTTCATTTCAATGTTGAAACTGGCTATGAGGTTTCTGAAGGTGTGATAGACATACAGTGAACCTAGTGGAGAAAAAATGCACTTGTAGATTCTGGCAGTTGACTGGCATCCCATGCCCTCATACCATTAGGGCACTAAAATACGAGAGAGGGGATCCAATGACTAAAATTAGTTGGTGTTACAGCAAGGAAGCTTACCTGATGACATATAGGGCCAAGTTGATGCCTGTTAAAGGTGAAAAGTTCTGGAAAGTATTATCAGAACATGCTATGGACCCTCCTCCACTTGCCAAAATTGTTGGAAGGCCAAAAGTCAAAAGAAATAGGGAGAAGGATTAAGCTAACAAGAGATAAGGAGATTGGGTTGCATCAAGGAGGGGAACTAGAATGACATGCAGCATTTGTGGTGAACTGGACTACAATTCAAGGACATGCAAGGTACTTGCTTCTTAACTTATCTTTCTTCTTATAATATTACAGTTATTTAATAgaaagtttttatttttaataggtTGGTGCTGAAGGAAATGTTGAGGATGTTAGTTGTTCAGCCCCTCAACCAACTCAACCAACACAAGAAGGTGAACATGAAAGTGAATTTATGTTCATGTCTACACCAAGAGTATCAAGACACCAAAACAGAACCCTTTGGTGATGGAACTAGTGAGCATGAAAGTGACCCTGCTTTAATGCCTAAGATTATTTCTGAAGATCAATCACGACTACTGATGAGGCAACAACAATTGACCTCAGAAGGAACAAGAGTCATCTCTTTCAAAGGAGATCATACTGGTGTCAGTTATCCCACTTATCTTCCTTACTCACCTACTAAGCTCACTTGAAAAGGCAAAGAAGTTGTGACTGGAAATCAATTGGAAGTGGCAAGACAAAAGAAAGTCGGAAAGTTAAAGTGCAGGAAACTCAATGGGAACTCACAAATCTAGGAATCTTGGTTATTGTATGTAGTTGCAAATCTGGTAACTCACAAAACccttttgttttgatgttttggTTTGTATTGTAATATTACAGCAGTGCTATTTGGTTTAGTAGTTATTTTTTAAACATGTTTTGATGGATGGACAGTGTTGTTTTGTAGCAGCAGTACTGATATTTTAATATTACAGCAGTCCAATTTAAATTACAACAGTACTGATAGTTTACAGCAGTTTAGTTTGCACAGCAGTGTTGTTTTGTTGCAGCTGTTTTGACAGTATTTTTTTGCAAATTTGGACAGTGTTGTTTACAGCAGTGTTTTGCAAATCTGGATAGCTTTTTTTGCAAATCtggacagtttttttttttttttgcaaatctGGACAGTGTTGTTTACAGCAATGTTTTATTTTGCAAATCTGGACAGCGTTGTTTATAGCAgtgttttatttttttgcaaaTTTGGACAGTTTTGGACAGTGCTGGACAGTTTTTTGGTTTAGTTTGCACATcagtgttttgttttgttattttccaaGGTTGTTGGTTCATGAACATGTGATTTAACCTGTAGTTTCCATAGTTTGTTCCCTGTAACAATTAATTGCTTGAAGTAAACTCATGAATATAAAAAATTTACATAGGCATCTGAAATGCCAAGTTAAATAAACTTCAATGGATGTGTCTGAGGACAAATTCCGGGAACAAATACACTATTGTAAAAGGATTGTTTTCAGTGCAATTCCTCAGACAGAAGAACTAGAATCAAGAACATACTAAATAAATTGCAATTACCATCACTTTGAAGAGTTGGAAACATACTACAACATACTAAACCAACATACATTCACTTCATCATCCATATAACTAAACCAAAATACTACAACAACATATTAAAACAACATACATTCACTCCATCATCCCTACGACAACCAAAGCAAATAATAAAGCCCATGAAACCAAAATGATATTTCTTATCTTCTTCACTTTGACCTCAAAATTACTAGCTTTTTCAGCTTCCACAAGTTGAAATTGCTCCATTTCATCAAGTTTCATCTTCAA comes from the Nicotiana sylvestris chromosome 4, ASM39365v2, whole genome shotgun sequence genome and includes:
- the LOC104222839 gene encoding uncharacterized protein; this encodes MAEGKRRFHRMYICFNAMKLGFKEGLRPFIGLDETFLKGHCKGKLLVVVAQDCQNHFYPLAWAVVDKENTLTWTWFLELLKHSLNLKDGTSLLGAVRTALPLSNHRFCVRYIKANWSKRIRISREMKKYLWWSTWSTYEEDFKDQLKSLGELSVDDAKEVLRYPPQNWCRSYFDTLCKNQMVDNNFTESFNSWILEARGKPILKMIEDIRIKVMNILREKEEEARTWGGEFSPNCMKLYATYLKVTNLCTVHFNVETGYEVSEGVIDIQ